One part of the Microlunatus elymi genome encodes these proteins:
- a CDS encoding VOC family protein: MITGVSLFTVWVKDIDDSLKFYTDKFGFTVHTDITLGDGYRWATIVHPDHPELEVNLQVPGPPVDPESAEVMKRAMDKGTLHAFGLATTDCQQTYRELTDKGVEFIQEPAERPYGTEAIARDNSGNFVVIVQQRPYTGEDFAHA, encoded by the coding sequence ATGATCACTGGAGTTTCTCTCTTCACCGTCTGGGTCAAGGACATCGACGACTCACTGAAGTTCTACACCGACAAGTTCGGGTTCACCGTGCACACCGACATCACCCTCGGCGACGGCTACCGCTGGGCCACCATCGTCCATCCCGATCACCCCGAACTCGAGGTCAACCTGCAGGTCCCCGGCCCGCCCGTGGACCCCGAATCGGCCGAGGTGATGAAACGGGCGATGGACAAGGGCACGCTGCATGCCTTCGGCTTGGCGACCACCGACTGCCAGCAGACCTACCGCGAGCTGACCGACAAGGGCGTCGAATTCATCCAGGAACCGGCCGAGCGGCCATACGGGACCGAGGCGATCGCCCGTGACAACTCCGGCAACTTCGTGGTGATCGTGCAGCAACGCCCCTACACCGGCGAGGACTTCGCGCACGCCTGA
- a CDS encoding PPOX class F420-dependent oxidoreductase yields the protein MPRSIATTTAVDLDHLLDFVRPRHHVILTTRRSDGAPQLSPVTAGVDASGRIVISSYPGRAKTRNAERRPQVSVLVLSDDFGGPWVQVDGEAEVLHTPEAIDGLVDYFRCISGEHPDWDEYREAMRVQGKSLIRITPTRWGPIATGGFPADVAARLDAQD from the coding sequence ATGCCGCGCAGCATCGCCACCACGACCGCCGTCGACCTTGATCACCTTCTGGACTTCGTCCGGCCTCGGCATCACGTCATCCTGACGACGCGACGATCCGACGGGGCGCCGCAGCTGTCGCCGGTGACCGCCGGAGTCGACGCGTCCGGCCGGATCGTGATCTCCAGCTATCCCGGCCGGGCGAAGACCCGCAATGCCGAACGGCGACCGCAGGTGTCGGTGCTGGTGCTGTCCGACGACTTCGGCGGCCCCTGGGTGCAGGTCGACGGCGAGGCCGAGGTGCTGCACACGCCGGAGGCGATCGACGGCCTGGTGGACTACTTCCGCTGCATCTCCGGCGAACACCCCGACTGGGACGAATACCGGGAGGCGATGCGGGTGCAGGGCAAGTCGTTGATCCGGATCACTCCGACCCGTTGGGGCCCGATCGCCACCGGCGGCTTCCCCGCCGACGTCGCCGCCCGGTTGGACGCGCAGGACTGA
- a CDS encoding response regulator transcription factor, translated as MNAAEDQQPIRVIIVDDQDIVRDGLVTVLSLVDGVEVVGSADNGQRACELVDELAPEVVLMDLRMPVMDGVAATELITTRHPRTAVLVLTTFDDDASIAGALRAGARGYLTKDASRDDIAAALRSVARGQATFDAGVSAKLLSGLTSGAPIGSGAPDDHGSDDHETGGGLDELTRREREVLRLIGDGLNNAEIADKLFVSTATVKTHINNLFAKLGIRDRAQAVRLANRLD; from the coding sequence ATGAACGCGGCTGAAGATCAACAACCGATCCGAGTGATCATCGTCGACGATCAGGACATCGTCCGGGACGGTCTGGTCACGGTGCTCTCCCTGGTCGACGGCGTCGAGGTGGTCGGCAGCGCCGACAACGGACAGCGGGCCTGTGAACTGGTGGACGAGCTGGCGCCCGAGGTGGTGCTGATGGATCTGCGGATGCCGGTGATGGACGGCGTCGCGGCCACCGAGTTGATCACCACCCGACATCCGCGGACCGCCGTGCTGGTGCTCACCACGTTCGACGACGACGCGTCGATCGCCGGGGCGCTGCGCGCCGGTGCCCGCGGCTACCTGACCAAGGACGCCTCCCGCGACGACATCGCCGCCGCACTTCGCTCGGTCGCACGGGGACAGGCCACCTTTGACGCGGGCGTCTCGGCGAAACTCCTGTCCGGGTTGACTTCCGGCGCTCCGATCGGCTCCGGAGCGCCAGACGATCATGGAAGTGATGATCATGAAACAGGCGGCGGATTGGACGAGTTGACGCGCCGAGAACGCGAAGTGCTCCGGCTGATCGGCGACGGACTGAACAACGCGGAGATCGCCGACAAACTCTTCGTCAGTACGGCGACGGTCAAGACCCACATCAACAACCTGTTCGCCAAGCTCGGCATTCGCGACCGGGCCCAGGCCGTACGGCTGGCCAACCGACTCGATTGA
- a CDS encoding sensor histidine kinase, which translates to MQQEPSPDGSRVDSYAKVLRIAVAIAISYFGVLQGGFAHSTATAVVAAVAIAATLTWGVLAWFGPNRWISVVMAVMMAAGASLTIQTSVIGWILFAIGTIGILGVQRVDLRLAVVITALTAIPIVIGSFNQPPVAESVALNTLAVLGIGVMGYSRRLSRIRREQERELAARTRELEQRNRELIEQTERARTETARAAALEERNRIARDLHDVLAHSLGGLVVQLDAADAVLTTGGDRDQAARRVRTSRQLAVDGLKEARAAVRELRTGEIGDPSESVDLAAAVETIVRGPVGLQLGIEFDLVGEHRPVPAPAAQAFVAVAREAVTNINKHSGINKHSGINNHGPDTDGGGGRAVATLIFEPKLIRLELINSLPTHHDQLVPELAGTGGGFGVAGMRQRFAEIGGTLTAGRQGSRWVVSADWPVPTETIARDKDGTVVDERG; encoded by the coding sequence GTGCAGCAGGAACCATCGCCGGACGGGTCGCGCGTCGACTCGTACGCGAAGGTGTTGCGGATCGCGGTCGCGATCGCGATCAGCTACTTCGGTGTCCTGCAAGGAGGTTTCGCGCACTCGACCGCGACTGCTGTGGTCGCGGCGGTGGCCATCGCGGCGACCTTGACCTGGGGTGTGCTGGCCTGGTTCGGCCCGAACCGGTGGATCTCCGTCGTGATGGCGGTGATGATGGCGGCCGGCGCATCGCTCACCATCCAGACCAGCGTGATCGGCTGGATCCTGTTCGCCATCGGCACCATCGGCATCCTCGGCGTCCAGCGGGTCGACCTGCGGTTGGCGGTGGTGATCACCGCATTGACCGCGATCCCGATCGTGATCGGCTCGTTCAACCAGCCGCCGGTGGCGGAGTCGGTGGCGCTCAACACGCTGGCGGTGCTCGGCATCGGCGTGATGGGCTACAGCCGCCGGCTGAGCCGGATCCGACGCGAACAGGAACGCGAACTCGCAGCCCGCACCCGAGAGCTCGAGCAACGCAATCGCGAGCTGATCGAGCAGACCGAACGGGCCCGCACCGAAACCGCGCGGGCTGCCGCGCTGGAGGAACGCAACCGGATCGCCCGCGATCTGCACGACGTGCTGGCGCATTCGCTCGGCGGCCTGGTGGTTCAGCTCGACGCTGCCGATGCCGTTCTGACGACCGGTGGCGATCGCGACCAGGCGGCCAGGAGAGTTCGGACCTCGCGGCAACTGGCGGTCGACGGACTCAAGGAAGCTCGAGCAGCGGTACGTGAGCTGCGGACCGGGGAGATCGGTGATCCGTCCGAGTCGGTGGATCTGGCCGCAGCTGTCGAAACCATCGTGCGCGGGCCGGTCGGGCTGCAGCTTGGCATCGAATTCGATCTTGTGGGGGAACATCGGCCGGTGCCCGCCCCGGCCGCTCAGGCGTTCGTCGCCGTGGCCCGCGAGGCGGTGACCAACATCAACAAGCATTCGGGCATCAACAAGCATTCGGGCATCAACAATCATGGCCCCGACACCGACGGCGGCGGTGGTCGTGCGGTTGCGACCTTGATCTTCGAACCGAAGTTGATCAGGTTGGAGTTGATCAACTCGCTGCCGACCCACCATGATCAACTCGTACCGGAGCTGGCGGGCACGGGCGGTGGCTTCGGAGTGGCCGGGATGCGACAGCGATTCGCCGAGATCGGTGGCACGTTGACGGCGGGTCGGCAGGGGAGTCGCTGGGTGGTGTCGGCCGACTGGCCGGTGCCGACCGAGACGATCGCACGGGACAAGGACGGAACCGTTGTCGATGAACGCGGCTGA
- a CDS encoding helix-turn-helix transcriptional regulator has protein sequence MAHDESPTARALLALELIQSAPGITAERLGERLRVTDRAARRYVGILREAGLPVESVRGPYGGYRLGRGSRTPLMFSTAEALGLVMAVLDGHHDVSDSDSPVGAAIGKITRALPEPVAHTVQAVRRATSPAPDRSAARPDADITSALVQSCVDRRQLRIDYRLRPDRTRTMIVDPWAVVVRHARWYLLCWSHTADARRVLRIDRVASSIETGETFHPADVDPVAAVEENLAEGWEYRTEVIFDGPQELILRCIPRSLGRIEAIDAGGTRLVGSTSDPQWYAEELAASPVDFKIIGGDELRDAAVVLGRRLLAAGS, from the coding sequence ATGGCACACGATGAGAGCCCGACCGCTCGGGCGCTGCTGGCGCTGGAGTTGATCCAGTCCGCGCCCGGAATCACGGCCGAGCGGCTGGGCGAGCGGCTGCGCGTCACCGACCGGGCGGCGCGGCGGTACGTCGGGATCCTGCGGGAGGCCGGATTGCCGGTGGAGTCGGTCCGCGGCCCGTACGGGGGTTATCGGCTCGGCCGCGGATCCCGTACGCCGCTGATGTTCAGCACCGCCGAGGCCCTCGGCCTGGTGATGGCCGTGCTCGACGGCCACCACGACGTCAGCGACAGCGACTCTCCCGTGGGTGCCGCGATCGGCAAGATCACCCGTGCGCTGCCGGAGCCGGTTGCGCACACGGTCCAGGCGGTCCGCCGGGCGACCTCGCCGGCACCGGATCGATCGGCGGCCCGACCGGACGCCGATATCACCAGCGCGCTGGTGCAGAGCTGCGTCGACCGACGGCAACTGCGTATCGACTACCGGCTGCGGCCGGACCGGACCAGGACGATGATCGTGGATCCGTGGGCGGTGGTGGTCCGGCACGCCCGGTGGTATCTCCTGTGCTGGTCGCACACCGCGGACGCGCGCCGGGTGCTGCGGATCGATCGGGTGGCGTCGTCGATCGAGACCGGCGAGACGTTCCACCCCGCGGACGTCGATCCGGTGGCCGCGGTCGAGGAGAATCTCGCCGAGGGTTGGGAATACCGCACCGAGGTGATCTTCGACGGGCCGCAGGAGTTGATCTTGCGCTGCATTCCGCGCAGCCTCGGCCGGATCGAAGCGATCGACGCCGGCGGGACCCGGCTGGTCGGCAGCACCAGTGACCCTCAGTGGTACGCCGAGGAGCTGGCCGCTTCCCCGGTCGACTTCAAGATCATCGGCGGCGACGAGCTCCGTGATGCGGCCGTCGTGTTGGGCCGGCGACTGCTCGCTGCGGGCTCCTGA
- a CDS encoding PD40 domain-containing protein: MPEPTGFGRLLPSETSHYTDPVTGVEVKVLTSHPAGSSKPYQTHPTWTADGEWILFRSDRDDGAQAYLVHETRGDILQLTEGATDTGSLNLDPASNTLYFMRRADEGRQLIGLNLKTLIPDALAGSIGPRTEYERVISTLPPDLRDSGGFAIDADGSAAYWGVGFGPAPDRSAALATAGRRVIDQQNLDPTEEREAARLRFEIQGRGPGGIRRIDLITGELSTVIDVDFRMGHVQTNPWVPGEIIYCHETTGDAPQRIWTVRADGSDNRPLYVETPDEWVTHETVSGADEVMFNLMAHLPYLAQKPSGVCVVDLRTGAMRVLGQAPGQGFWHCNGSPDRRWAVADDFTGNVTLIDRRSGELTVLTTDHKMRPDHTHPIFSPDSKRVLIQSGRPTDGRALDLMLIDIPAALQGREPALPQPSPAG; the protein is encoded by the coding sequence ATGCCTGAGCCGACCGGTTTCGGCCGCCTCCTGCCCAGCGAGACGAGCCACTACACCGATCCGGTCACCGGAGTCGAGGTCAAGGTCCTGACCTCGCACCCGGCCGGCAGCTCGAAGCCGTACCAGACCCACCCGACCTGGACCGCCGACGGCGAGTGGATCCTGTTCCGCTCCGATCGTGACGACGGAGCTCAGGCCTACCTGGTGCACGAGACCCGCGGCGACATCCTGCAACTGACCGAGGGCGCCACCGACACCGGGAGCCTGAATCTCGATCCGGCCAGCAACACCCTCTACTTCATGCGCCGGGCCGACGAGGGACGTCAGCTGATCGGGCTGAACCTGAAGACGCTGATCCCGGACGCGTTGGCCGGCTCGATCGGCCCGCGTACGGAGTACGAGCGGGTGATCAGCACGCTGCCTCCTGACCTGCGAGACTCCGGCGGGTTCGCCATCGACGCCGACGGATCGGCGGCCTACTGGGGTGTCGGGTTCGGCCCGGCGCCGGACCGCAGCGCCGCGTTGGCCACGGCGGGCCGGCGGGTGATTGATCAACAAAACCTCGATCCGACCGAGGAACGTGAGGCTGCTCGGCTCCGGTTCGAGATCCAGGGCCGCGGACCGGGCGGCATCCGCCGGATCGACCTGATCACCGGCGAGCTGAGTACGGTGATCGACGTCGACTTCCGAATGGGTCACGTGCAGACCAACCCGTGGGTGCCCGGCGAGATCATCTACTGCCACGAGACCACTGGTGACGCGCCACAACGGATCTGGACCGTACGAGCCGACGGCAGTGACAACCGACCGTTGTATGTGGAGACGCCGGACGAGTGGGTGACCCACGAGACCGTGTCCGGGGCGGACGAGGTGATGTTCAACCTGATGGCTCATCTGCCGTATCTGGCGCAGAAGCCGAGCGGGGTCTGCGTTGTTGATCTTCGCACCGGTGCGATGCGGGTGCTCGGTCAGGCGCCGGGGCAGGGCTTCTGGCACTGCAACGGATCCCCGGATCGGCGCTGGGCGGTGGCCGACGACTTCACCGGCAACGTCACCCTGATCGATCGGCGCAGCGGCGAGCTGACCGTGCTCACCACCGATCACAAGATGCGGCCCGACCACACCCATCCGATCTTCAGCCCGGACAGCAAGCGGGTGTTGATCCAGTCGGGCCGTCCGACCGACGGCCGAGCACTGGATCTGATGCTGATCGACATTCCGGCCGCGCTGCAGGGACGTGAGCCGGCGCTGCCACAACCCAGCCCGGCCGGGTGA
- a CDS encoding rhamnogalacturonan lyase, giving the protein MTHPLRRSRKPVPGARKPIARAVAAGALAAAMIIPAGAALAAPAPDRAVDHGRIMERLDRSPVAVKTDGGVYVGWRLLASDPASTAFQVLRDGKLITPKPLRGSTNYVDPHGTADSVYQIRAVGGAAQQRLSQRFRVWSQNHLDVPLDKPADGVTPDGKSYTYRANDASVGDVDGDGQYEIILKWDPSNSKDNSQSGYTGNVYVDAYKLDGTRLWRIDLGRNIRAGAHYTQMVVYDLDSDGKAEVMMKTADGTVDGGGTVIGDKDADYRNSAGYVLSGPEYLTVFNGKTGRAIDTVDYLPGRGNVADWGDSYGNRVDRFLAGVGYFDGKHPSAFFSRGYYTRTVVAAWDFDGRHLVQRWVFDSDEAGKQYEGQGNHNLAVADVDHDQRDEIVFGSMTLDDDGSVLYNTNLHHGDALHVGDFDPFRPGLEVFAAHEDTDANGNRGATFRSAATGEVYWSIPGIKDTGRAAMDDIDPTHPGAEGWASGSTAEGKKPELRNVDGSLVSTNLPPANFDVWWDGDLSREIADHNYDSDTAAGVPVISKWNPQADAAVPIFTATGTLTNNTTKGNPSLQADLFGDWREELMYRTADSTALRIYTTTAPTQHRLVTLMQDPVYRLGVVWQNVAYNQPPHTSYFLGTGMQTPARPDISYPDTRHQHGEDDHA; this is encoded by the coding sequence ATGACCCATCCACTACGCCGATCCAGGAAGCCGGTTCCCGGGGCCAGGAAGCCGATCGCCCGGGCCGTCGCCGCCGGTGCACTCGCCGCCGCGATGATCATCCCGGCCGGTGCGGCGCTGGCCGCGCCGGCACCCGACCGCGCTGTTGATCATGGTCGGATCATGGAGCGGCTGGACCGATCCCCGGTGGCGGTGAAGACCGACGGCGGGGTGTACGTGGGTTGGCGGCTGCTCGCCTCGGACCCGGCCTCGACCGCGTTCCAGGTGCTGCGCGACGGCAAGCTGATCACGCCGAAACCCTTGCGGGGCAGCACCAACTACGTCGATCCACACGGCACCGCCGACTCCGTCTACCAGATCCGTGCGGTCGGCGGCGCAGCCCAGCAGCGCCTCAGCCAGCGGTTCCGGGTGTGGAGTCAGAACCATCTCGACGTGCCGCTGGACAAACCGGCCGACGGCGTCACCCCGGACGGCAAGTCGTACACCTATCGGGCCAACGACGCCAGTGTCGGCGACGTCGACGGGGACGGGCAGTACGAGATCATCCTGAAATGGGATCCGAGCAATTCCAAGGACAACTCGCAATCCGGCTACACCGGCAACGTCTACGTGGACGCGTACAAGCTGGACGGCACCCGGCTGTGGCGAATTGATCTTGGTCGCAACATCCGCGCCGGCGCGCACTACACCCAAATGGTCGTCTACGACCTCGACTCCGACGGCAAGGCCGAGGTGATGATGAAGACCGCCGACGGCACCGTCGACGGCGGCGGCACGGTGATCGGCGACAAGGACGCCGACTACCGCAACTCGGCCGGCTACGTGCTCAGTGGCCCGGAGTATCTGACCGTCTTCAACGGAAAGACCGGTCGAGCGATCGACACGGTCGACTACCTGCCCGGCCGCGGCAACGTGGCGGACTGGGGTGACAGCTACGGCAACCGGGTGGACCGCTTCCTGGCCGGGGTCGGCTACTTCGACGGCAAACATCCCAGCGCCTTCTTCTCCCGCGGCTACTACACCCGTACGGTGGTCGCGGCCTGGGACTTCGACGGCCGGCATCTGGTGCAGCGTTGGGTTTTCGACTCCGACGAGGCCGGCAAGCAGTACGAGGGCCAGGGCAACCACAACCTGGCCGTGGCCGACGTCGACCATGATCAACGCGACGAGATCGTCTTCGGCTCGATGACTCTGGACGACGACGGATCCGTGCTCTACAACACGAATCTGCATCACGGCGACGCACTGCACGTCGGCGACTTCGACCCGTTCCGGCCGGGACTGGAGGTGTTCGCGGCACACGAGGACACCGACGCCAACGGCAATCGCGGCGCGACCTTTCGCAGCGCCGCCACCGGCGAGGTCTACTGGTCCATCCCCGGCATCAAGGACACCGGCCGAGCGGCTATGGACGACATCGACCCGACCCATCCGGGAGCCGAGGGCTGGGCCTCCGGGTCGACGGCCGAAGGGAAGAAACCGGAGCTGCGCAACGTCGACGGCAGCCTGGTGTCGACCAACCTGCCGCCGGCCAACTTCGACGTCTGGTGGGACGGCGACCTGAGCCGGGAGATCGCCGACCACAACTACGACAGCGACACCGCAGCCGGCGTGCCGGTGATCTCGAAATGGAACCCGCAGGCCGACGCCGCCGTGCCGATCTTCACCGCGACCGGCACCCTGACCAACAACACCACCAAGGGCAACCCGTCGCTGCAGGCCGACCTGTTCGGAGACTGGCGCGAGGAGTTGATGTATCGGACCGCCGACTCGACCGCGTTGCGGATCTACACCACCACCGCTCCGACCCAGCATCGGCTGGTCACCCTGATGCAGGACCCGGTCTACCGGCTGGGCGTGGTGTGGCAGAACGTCGCCTACAACCAGCCGCCGCACACCAGCTACTTCCTCGGCACCGGCATGCAGACGCCGGCCCGGCCCGACATCAGCTACCCCGACACCCGACACCAGCACGGAGAAGATGATCATGCCTGA
- a CDS encoding carbohydrate ABC transporter permease, translating to MTTSDPAPRSARTTETSTGLAIGDQRKPQQKIKSRRIRRSVSGTIFDSLNYLILIGLALITVLPFLYVIAGSFAGEAEITSRPFFIWPHKFVMSSYNYIFSTNAFLRSLIVTIGVTVVGTAVQVAMTFLMAYPLSRRELPGRNLILNLIIFTMVFGGGMIPTFLIVKALGLLDNYAALFLPAAINAFYLVIAKNFFQELPEELQEAARIDGCTELGVFTRIVLPLSKPILATFALFYAVGIWNDFMSPLLYISSPSKWTLQMFVRQVTVSADVANVTGQVDPDWVPPAQGIKFATVVIATVPILLFYPFLQKHFAKGVLIGSVKG from the coding sequence ATGACTACATCTGATCCAGCGCCGCGCTCCGCGCGGACCACCGAGACCTCGACCGGTCTGGCGATCGGCGACCAACGCAAGCCACAGCAGAAGATCAAGAGTCGCCGGATCCGGCGCAGCGTGTCCGGCACGATCTTCGACAGTCTGAACTATCTGATCTTGATCGGGCTGGCGTTGATCACCGTACTGCCGTTCCTGTACGTGATCGCCGGCTCGTTCGCCGGCGAGGCCGAGATCACGTCCAGGCCGTTCTTCATCTGGCCGCACAAGTTCGTGATGTCCAGCTACAACTACATCTTCTCCACCAACGCGTTCCTGCGCAGCCTGATCGTCACCATCGGCGTCACCGTGGTCGGCACCGCCGTCCAGGTCGCGATGACCTTCCTGATGGCCTATCCGCTGTCCCGGCGTGAACTGCCCGGCCGCAATCTGATCTTGAACCTGATTATCTTCACCATGGTGTTCGGCGGCGGGATGATCCCGACCTTCCTGATCGTCAAGGCGCTCGGGCTGCTGGACAACTACGCCGCACTGTTCCTGCCGGCGGCGATCAACGCCTTCTACCTGGTGATCGCCAAGAACTTCTTCCAGGAGTTGCCGGAGGAGTTGCAGGAAGCCGCCCGGATCGACGGCTGCACCGAGCTGGGTGTCTTCACCCGGATCGTGCTGCCGCTGTCCAAGCCGATCCTGGCCACGTTCGCGTTGTTCTACGCGGTCGGCATCTGGAACGACTTCATGTCGCCGCTGCTCTACATCAGCTCGCCGTCGAAGTGGACGCTGCAGATGTTCGTCCGCCAGGTCACCGTCTCCGCCGACGTGGCCAACGTGACCGGGCAGGTCGACCCGGACTGGGTGCCGCCGGCTCAGGGCATCAAGTTCGCCACCGTGGTGATCGCCACCGTGCCGATCCTGCTCTTCTATCCCTTCCTGCAAAAGCATTTCGCCAAGGGGGTGCTGATCGGCTCGGTCAAGGGCTGA
- a CDS encoding ABC transporter permease, translated as MSAAAVDQLRPDSGASPAPDEPIVPRKVSLARRMYRFRWLYLMLIPGAAYFVIFKYAPMYGITIAFQDYLPFLGFRGSPWVGFEHFQELFASPDFGRLMANTLILALLHAVFAFPAPIIVALLLNEVRLQVLKRSVQSLIYIPHFLSWTIVASLTYLLFAMDTGAITHLMNSIFGANFDFLSDPHWFRPLIILQTLWKSTGWGTIIYLAALAGVDENLYEAARIDGANRWKQTWHITLPAIRSTVVIMAILMTGNLLDSGFEQIYLMTNSLNRDVADVFDTYVYYIGITQGQYSYSTAVGLFKAVVGIILIFGSNWLARRLGQTGLF; from the coding sequence GTGTCTGCTGCAGCAGTTGATCAGCTCCGTCCGGACTCCGGGGCCTCCCCGGCCCCGGACGAGCCGATCGTGCCCCGCAAGGTCAGCTTGGCGCGGAGGATGTACCGCTTCCGCTGGCTCTACCTGATGCTGATCCCGGGCGCCGCGTACTTCGTGATCTTCAAGTACGCGCCGATGTACGGGATCACCATCGCCTTCCAGGATTACCTTCCCTTCTTGGGATTCCGGGGTAGTCCCTGGGTCGGATTCGAGCATTTCCAGGAGTTGTTCGCCAGCCCGGACTTCGGTCGGTTGATGGCCAACACATTGATCTTGGCTTTGCTGCATGCAGTCTTCGCCTTCCCGGCGCCGATCATCGTCGCGTTGCTGTTGAACGAGGTCCGGTTGCAGGTCCTCAAGCGCAGCGTGCAGTCGTTGATCTACATCCCGCACTTCCTGTCCTGGACGATCGTGGCGTCGCTGACCTATCTGCTGTTCGCGATGGACACCGGTGCGATCACGCATCTGATGAATTCGATCTTCGGCGCCAACTTCGACTTCCTGTCCGATCCGCACTGGTTCCGGCCGTTGATCATCTTGCAGACGCTGTGGAAGTCCACCGGCTGGGGGACGATCATCTATCTGGCCGCACTCGCCGGCGTGGACGAGAACCTGTACGAGGCTGCGCGGATCGACGGCGCGAATCGGTGGAAGCAGACGTGGCACATCACCCTGCCGGCGATCCGCTCCACCGTCGTGATCATGGCCATCCTGATGACCGGCAACCTGCTGGACAGCGGCTTCGAACAGATCTACCTGATGACCAACAGTCTCAACCGCGACGTCGCCGACGTGTTCGACACCTACGTCTACTACATCGGCATCACCCAGGGCCAGTACAGCTACTCCACCGCGGTCGGTCTGTTCAAGGCCGTGGTCGGCATCATCTTGATCTTCGGCTCGAACTGGCTCGCCCGCCGTCTCGGCCAGACCGGCTTGTTCTGA
- a CDS encoding extracellular solute-binding protein — translation MDRRKFLMFAGAGTLAATAVGVTGCGGDDSGSKGSGGKSDLSTLTMMLPLYDTSAPAATGEMQQAIEKFIGKKLDISWVPNASYDDKINVTLASDKIPMLMAADKSPTFVRSAEAGAFWELTDKIGKYPELKSDNEQIQKNSSINGKIYGIYKGRDAMRSALSIRKDWLDKLNLELPKSTQDLYDIAKAFHTEKPNGKKDCTGLIIPKWPGGYGSASPYDVIEVWYGAPNKWKVDNGKFVPGFDTDEFFEAVDFIKKMIDEGLVNKDFATLDSAKWNDPFFNGDGGMILDVSSRGLALQALFQEKDPKHYTKYVDMTGTLTGPDGQLHAYPTTGYNGFIAISKQSVRDESGLDEVLKVLAKLNTKEGQVLLNNGIQGKNFDVKDGYAVTINENVKEDEEIGANVKSFAQLGMAVGGYKAYKTKPDALAAKRDAFHKSDLEHAVFDPSLPYVSPTYVSKGAQLDLIVGDALLKYLAGQIDLVKFKSEIQRWHSSGGDQVAQELSDLYQKG, via the coding sequence ATGGATCGACGGAAATTCCTGATGTTCGCCGGCGCCGGGACACTGGCGGCCACCGCGGTCGGAGTAACCGGTTGCGGTGGCGACGACAGCGGCAGCAAGGGCAGCGGCGGCAAGTCCGACCTGAGCACCCTGACGATGATGCTGCCGCTGTACGACACCTCCGCGCCGGCCGCGACCGGCGAGATGCAGCAGGCGATCGAGAAGTTCATCGGCAAGAAGTTGGACATCAGCTGGGTGCCGAATGCCAGCTACGACGACAAGATCAACGTCACCCTGGCCTCGGACAAGATCCCGATGCTGATGGCCGCGGACAAGTCGCCGACCTTCGTCCGCTCCGCCGAAGCCGGCGCATTCTGGGAGCTCACCGACAAGATCGGCAAGTACCCCGAGCTCAAGTCCGACAACGAGCAGATCCAGAAGAACTCCTCGATCAACGGCAAGATCTACGGCATCTACAAGGGCCGCGACGCGATGCGCAGCGCCCTCAGCATCCGCAAGGACTGGCTGGACAAGCTCAATCTGGAGTTGCCGAAGTCCACCCAGGATCTGTACGACATCGCCAAGGCCTTCCACACCGAGAAGCCGAACGGCAAGAAGGACTGCACCGGGCTGATCATCCCGAAGTGGCCCGGCGGCTACGGCTCAGCCAGTCCGTACGACGTGATCGAGGTCTGGTACGGCGCACCGAACAAGTGGAAGGTGGACAACGGCAAGTTCGTCCCCGGGTTCGACACCGACGAGTTCTTCGAGGCCGTCGACTTCATCAAGAAGATGATCGACGAGGGTCTGGTCAACAAGGACTTCGCCACCCTGGACAGCGCCAAGTGGAACGACCCGTTCTTCAACGGCGACGGCGGCATGATCCTCGACGTCAGCTCCCGGGGTCTCGCGCTGCAGGCTCTGTTCCAGGAGAAGGATCCCAAGCACTACACGAAGTACGTCGACATGACCGGCACCCTGACCGGTCCGGACGGCCAACTGCACGCCTACCCGACCACCGGCTACAACGGCTTCATCGCGATCTCCAAGCAGAGTGTGCGCGACGAGTCCGGCCTGGACGAGGTGCTCAAGGTGCTGGCCAAGCTCAACACCAAGGAAGGGCAGGTGCTGCTGAACAACGGCATCCAGGGCAAGAACTTCGACGTCAAGGACGGCTACGCGGTCACCATCAACGAGAACGTCAAGGAGGACGAGGAGATCGGCGCGAACGTCAAGTCGTTCGCTCAGCTCGGGATGGCGGTCGGCGGCTACAAGGCGTACAAGACCAAGCCGGACGCTCTGGCGGCCAAGCGTGACGCGTTCCACAAGTCCGACTTGGAGCATGCCGTGTTCGACCCGAGCCTGCCCTACGTCTCGCCGACCTACGTCAGCAAGGGTGCTCAGCTCGATCTGATCGTCGGCGACGCGCTGCTGAAGTACCTGGCCGGCCAGATCGATCTGGTCAAGTTCAAGTCCGAGATCCAGCGCTGGCACAGCTCCGGCGGCGACCAAGTCGCCCAGGAGCTGAGCGATCTCTACCAGAAGGGCTGA